From a single Solenopsis invicta isolate M01_SB chromosome 6, UNIL_Sinv_3.0, whole genome shotgun sequence genomic region:
- the LOC105196629 gene encoding uncharacterized protein LOC105196629, translated as MGNLATLLVKFGAAFLLACHADYSLAQDNSSVGECIESETGCRRCRDGSCARCAVLLHQGTCVHTCPPGFVADWSTRDEYMGRICRETGYMFGLTGSQVAILVGVVSGATICIFIILCGAIVVHRRKKKAAKLAQQFEDSAERREFLKHLATLRGEANTFLAMLNDTRRQVRELYYSGSNGDGAVGIQAYRPVLRDLARILVLVNRRDDEIPLPPDDWQRLFSWAERLLRRYKRHSSPEVAQLVTFLQQPTSNPVQMSPSPTQPVAASQPSPHQPVYEPRSTPPNLTTFQANVPLATFQASDKSSISPASSSLGYTKDHSPLGSSLGQNSASGVYNSEKLSPNGSTIGQTTPLVYGSNLKRAGSRTTSDSHFQELQTISAFSRSYNGGALPLDANSIRALHDDCEITDGLDRDLNPQWKFQSSPVEAANYTILSDWSPARDYLIDDFTILGFRPQDEITTEL; from the exons TCGGAGAATGCATCGAATCCGAGACGGGATGCAGGAGATGCAGGGACGGGTCGTGCGCCAGATGCGCCGTGCTGCTACATCAGGGTACCTGCGTACATACTTGCCCACCGGGCTTCGTCGCCGACTGGTCCACCCGGGACGAGTACATGGGCCGCATCTGCCGAGAGACCGGCTACATGTTCGGCCTCACCGGTAGCCAGGTTGCGATCTTGGTAGGGGTGGTCTCCGGCGCTACTATTTGTATCTTCATCATCCTCTGCGGCGCGATAGTCGTGCATCGGCGCAAGAAGAAGGCGGCAAAGCTGGCCCAGCAGTTTGAGGACAG CGCGGAGAGGAGAGAGTTTCTGAAACACCTGGCGACGCTTCGTGGCGAGGCCAATACTTTCCTCGCTATGCTCAACGACACTAGAAGACAAGTCAGAGAGTTGTACTACTCGGGAAGTAACGGAGACGGTGCCGTCGGAATCCAGGCGTACAG ACCAGTGCTACGTGATCTAGCGAGGATATTGGTCCTCGTGAACAGGAGGGACGATGAGATACCACTTCCGCCCGACGATTGGCAACGACTATTCTCGTGGGCAGAGCGGCTGCTGAGAAGATACAAAAGGCACAGTTCTCCAGAA GTTGCTCAGCTCGTGACGTTCCTGCAGCAGCCGACGAGCAACCCCGTCCAAATGAGCCCGTCACCGACGCAACCAGTCGCGGCGTCGCAACCATCACCTCATCAGCCCGTGTACGAACCGAGAAGTACCCCCCCTAATCTCACCACATTCCAAGCGAACGTGCCGCTCGCGACATTCCAAGCGAGCGACAAGTCGAGCATCAGTCCGGCGAGTTCGAGTCTTGGCTACACGAAGGATCACAGTCCTCTCGGTTCGAGTCTGGGCCAGAACAGCGCTTCCGGTGTTTACAACAGTGAGAAGCTCAGCCCGAATGGCTCGACGATCGGCCAAACGACACCCCTCGTCTACGGCAGTAATCTGAAGCGAGCAGGCTCGAGGACGACGAGCGACTCGCACTTCCAAGAACTGCAAACGATTTCTGCGTTCAGTCGCAGTTACAATGGTGGCGCACTGCCCCTGGATGCCAATAGCATCCGCGCGTTGCACGACGATTGCGAGATTACCGATGGTCTGGACCGCGATTTGAATCCTCAATGGAAGTTTCAGAGCAGTCCCGTGGAGGCAGCCAATTACACCATCTTGTCGGACTGGTCCCCAGCTCGCGATTATCTCATCGACGACTTTACGATCCTCGGCTTTCGGCCACAAGACGAGATCACCACGGAATTATAA